One genomic region from Uloborus diversus isolate 005 chromosome 2, Udiv.v.3.1, whole genome shotgun sequence encodes:
- the LOC129217665 gene encoding calponin-2-like, translating into MAYQGPAYGLSRDCMLKAQAKFDLNQALIGLQWIKDVTNLNLQPVNSDNGVRDQFDFANVLKDGIALCTLINKLSPGAVSKINTMKAPFKERENLEMFLKGCETYGLKRHDLFQVNDLYEKKNLYTVVNCIFALGGMAKKKGYDGPTIGVKVADENRRSFSNEVLEKGKTFIGLQSGSNLGASQRGMTPYGAPRQILPDGR; encoded by the exons gctcaagcaaaatttgatttgaatcaagctCTTATTGGATTACAATGGATTAAAGATGTAACAAATTTGAATTTACAGCCAGTAAATTCAGACAATGGTGTGAGAGAtcaatttgattttgcaaatgttttaaaagatgGCATAGCTTTATGCAC attaattaataaattatctcCTGGTGCAGTTTCCAAAATCAACACAATGAAAGCTCCATTCAAAGAG agagaaaatttagaaatgtttttaaagggGTGTGAAACATACGGCTTAAAAAGGCATGACCTATTTCAAGTCAACGACTTATACGAAAAAAAGAACCTCTACACA gtTGTAAACTGCATATTTGCATTAGGTGGGATG GCAAAAAAGAAAGGATATGATGGCCCAACAATAGGCGTTAAAGTAGCTGATGAAAACAGAAGATCATTTTCAAATGAagttttagaaaagggtaaaacttTTATAGGTTTACAGTCTGGATCAAATTTAGGAGCGTCGCAGAGGGGAATGACTCCATATGGGGCTCCAAGACAAATACTGCCCGATGGCCGGTGA